Proteins from one Phyllobacterium zundukense genomic window:
- a CDS encoding ferritin-like domain-containing protein encodes MAEKTLDKLFHETLKDIYYAERKILKALPKMAKGAASPQLKAAFEKHRDETEVHVERLQQVFEIFGKRAQGKTCEAIEGIIAEGEEILDEFKDQPALDAGLASAAQAVEHYEIARYGTLARWAGDLNMPDAKKLLGATLQEEIATDAALSKLAEGSLNRAAAA; translated from the coding sequence ATGGCCGAGAAGACACTGGACAAACTCTTTCATGAAACCCTCAAGGATATCTATTACGCCGAGCGCAAGATTCTAAAAGCCCTGCCGAAAATGGCCAAGGGCGCGGCATCCCCGCAACTGAAAGCTGCTTTCGAGAAGCACCGGGACGAGACGGAGGTTCATGTCGAGCGGCTGCAACAGGTTTTCGAAATTTTCGGCAAGCGTGCACAGGGCAAGACCTGCGAGGCGATTGAAGGCATTATCGCCGAGGGCGAGGAAATCCTGGACGAATTCAAGGATCAACCTGCGCTGGATGCGGGACTGGCATCCGCAGCGCAGGCTGTCGAACATTATGAGATTGCGCGATACGGAACCTTGGCGCGCTGGGCCGGGGATTTGAATATGCCCGACGCGAAGAAACTGCTGGGCGCAACCTTGCAGGAGGAAATTGCCACCGACGCAGCACTGTCAAAACTGGCTGAAGGCTCGCTAAACCGGGCAGCAGCTGCCTGA
- the phoU gene encoding phosphate signaling complex protein PhoU, which translates to MTEQTAQHTVRSYDEELKFLTHKIAEMGGHAERMVEQAVAAMVNSDNALAQRVISDDLILDAGQREIDEKAITIIGKRQPMAIDLREVIGTIRISSDLERIGDLGKNIAKRVVAVTDTRQTLSVYRGLQTIAELALTQLKDVLDAYATRSVAQVNIVRERDDEIDALYTSLFRELLTYMMEDPRNISACTHLLFCAKNIERIGDHATNIAETVYYIVTGTQLPAERPKEDQSHTIVVDEPLAS; encoded by the coding sequence ATGACCGAACAGACAGCACAGCACACCGTCCGTTCCTACGACGAGGAACTGAAATTCCTGACACATAAGATTGCCGAGATGGGCGGCCATGCGGAGCGCATGGTCGAGCAGGCCGTCGCTGCCATGGTCAATTCGGATAATGCGCTGGCACAGCGGGTTATCTCGGACGATTTGATCCTCGATGCCGGTCAACGTGAGATAGACGAAAAGGCGATTACCATCATCGGCAAGCGCCAGCCCATGGCGATCGACTTGCGTGAAGTCATCGGCACGATCCGCATATCATCGGATCTGGAACGCATCGGCGATCTCGGCAAGAACATCGCCAAGCGGGTGGTTGCGGTCACCGATACGAGGCAGACGCTCTCCGTCTATCGCGGGTTGCAGACCATCGCCGAACTGGCCTTGACGCAGCTCAAGGACGTTCTCGACGCCTACGCCACGCGTTCGGTCGCGCAGGTCAATATCGTGCGCGAGCGTGACGACGAGATCGATGCGCTCTATACGTCATTGTTCCGTGAACTCCTGACCTACATGATGGAAGATCCGCGCAATATCTCCGCCTGCACCCATCTGCTTTTCTGTGCAAAGAACATCGAACGTATCGGCGATCACGCGACGAACATTGCAGAGACAGTTTATTATATTGTGACGGGAACGCAGCTTCCGGCGGAACGCCCGAAGGAAGACCAATCTCACACCATCGTGGTGGATGAACCTCTCGCATCCTAG
- the phoB gene encoding phosphate regulon transcriptional regulator PhoB — MAIAPKITVVEDEEALSVLLRYNLEAEGYAVDTIARGDEAEIALREKVPDLLILDWMLPGLSGIELCRRLRARRETEILPIIMLTARGEESERVRGLATGADDYMVKPFSTPELLARIKSMLRRVNPSLLSHVLSFGDLKLDREQHRVYRKERELKLGPTEFRLLEFLMQSPGRVFSRGQLLDNVWGADIYVDDRTVDVHVGRLRKAINIGRSIDPIRTVRGAGYSFG; from the coding sequence ATGGCTATAGCTCCCAAAATCACCGTTGTGGAAGACGAGGAAGCTTTGAGCGTCCTCCTCAGGTACAATCTTGAAGCTGAAGGCTATGCGGTCGACACTATCGCACGCGGCGACGAAGCAGAAATAGCTTTGCGGGAGAAAGTGCCGGATCTGTTGATTCTGGACTGGATGCTGCCAGGCCTTTCCGGCATCGAATTGTGCCGGCGGCTGAGGGCCAGACGCGAAACGGAAATCCTGCCGATCATCATGCTGACGGCACGCGGCGAGGAAAGCGAGCGAGTGCGCGGCCTTGCGACCGGCGCAGATGACTACATGGTCAAGCCATTCTCGACACCGGAGTTGCTCGCACGCATCAAATCGATGCTGCGCCGGGTCAACCCGAGCCTTCTGTCGCATGTGTTGAGCTTTGGCGACCTCAAGCTCGACCGCGAGCAACACCGTGTCTACCGCAAGGAGCGCGAACTCAAACTTGGTCCGACGGAGTTCCGCCTCCTGGAATTCCTGATGCAATCTCCCGGCCGGGTCTTTTCGCGTGGTCAGCTGCTCGACAATGTCTGGGGCGCCGACATCTATGTGGATGACCGCACCGTCGACGTGCATGTCGGGCGGTTGCGCAAGGCCATCAATATTGGCCGCTCAATTGATCCCATCCGTACGGTGCGCGGGGCAGGATATTCATTCGGCTAA
- the pstA gene encoding phosphate ABC transporter permease PstA: MTDIALNPVASARPARRDIGLKRRYAAERRFKLYGIAAIAIGLFFLIALMYSVFSNGYTAFWQTEVNLTINLDPKIIDPDNKRATDPNVLLTANYPILARNALAEKLGVPTTNKPAMRELGKLFSEGVRGQLRELVVANPSLIGTTQSVWVLTGADIDSAFKGQIDLTVDQTRRKVSDQQVEWMNKLKGEGVMSQRFNTGLFTYGASSRPETSGLGVALIGSLYMMLIVLCLSLPIGVAASIYLEEYAKKSRLTDVIEVNINNLAAVPSIVFGLLGLAVFINFFHMPRSASLVGGMVLTLMTLPTIIIATRAALRAVPPSIRAAALGVGASKTQMVFHHVLPLAAPGILTGTIIGLAHALGETAPLLLIGMVAFVANAPVTPLDPSTALPVQIYMWANEAERAFVERTSGAIIVLLIFLAVMNITAIILRRRFERRW; the protein is encoded by the coding sequence ATGACCGACATAGCCCTCAATCCCGTTGCATCTGCACGGCCGGCGCGCCGTGACATCGGGCTCAAGCGCCGTTATGCCGCCGAGCGTCGTTTCAAACTCTATGGCATTGCCGCTATCGCCATCGGTCTCTTCTTCCTGATCGCCCTGATGTATTCGGTGTTTTCCAACGGCTACACAGCCTTCTGGCAGACCGAGGTCAATCTTACGATCAATCTCGACCCGAAGATCATCGATCCCGACAACAAGCGTGCGACTGACCCGAACGTCCTGCTGACGGCCAATTATCCGATCCTGGCGCGCAATGCGCTGGCGGAAAAACTGGGCGTACCGACGACAAACAAGCCCGCGATGCGTGAACTCGGCAAGCTGTTTTCAGAAGGGGTACGCGGACAATTACGTGAGCTTGTCGTCGCCAATCCTTCGCTCATCGGCACGACGCAGAGCGTCTGGGTGCTGACCGGTGCTGACATCGATTCCGCCTTCAAGGGCCAGATTGATCTGACCGTCGATCAGACCCGCCGCAAGGTTTCAGACCAGCAGGTCGAGTGGATGAACAAGCTGAAGGGTGAGGGCGTGATGTCCCAGCGCTTCAATACCGGCCTTTTCACCTATGGCGCCTCGAGCCGCCCCGAGACATCTGGCCTTGGCGTTGCGCTCATCGGCTCGCTTTACATGATGTTGATCGTGCTGTGCCTTTCTCTGCCGATTGGCGTGGCCGCGTCTATCTATCTTGAGGAATACGCCAAGAAGAGCCGGCTGACGGACGTCATCGAAGTCAATATCAACAACCTCGCCGCCGTTCCTTCGATCGTGTTCGGCCTTCTCGGATTGGCTGTCTTCATCAACTTCTTCCACATGCCGCGCTCGGCTTCGCTGGTTGGCGGTATGGTGCTGACGCTGATGACATTGCCGACGATCATCATCGCCACACGTGCAGCGCTTCGGGCCGTTCCACCTTCGATCCGCGCGGCGGCTCTAGGCGTCGGAGCGTCGAAAACCCAGATGGTTTTCCACCACGTTCTGCCACTGGCCGCCCCCGGCATTCTGACCGGCACGATCATCGGTCTTGCGCATGCTCTGGGTGAAACGGCGCCGCTGCTTTTGATTGGCATGGTCGCTTTCGTCGCCAACGCTCCGGTTACGCCGCTCGATCCTTCCACGGCGCTGCCAGTACAGATCTATATGTGGGCAAATGAGGCGGAGCGCGCCTTTGTCGAGCGTACGTCCGGCGCTATCATCGTGTTGTTGATTTTCCTAGCGGTCATGAACATCACAGCTATCATTCTGCGTCGCCGCTTCGAGCGGCGGTGGTAA
- a CDS encoding substrate-binding domain-containing protein, producing MNKLLTTAAVLAIAVGASTVAASARDQVQVSGSSTVLPYAKIVAETFGETYPNFKTPVVESGGSGAGIKEFCKGVGEDTVDIANSSRPIKESELKSCADAGVKDVQEIRIGYDGIVFATDVKGPDWALAPKDIYTALAAQIVVDGKLVANPNTKWNQVNPALPDWDIAAYIPGEKHGTREVFEEKLMTSGCKTTGAADAIKKLGLDDKAAAAACVKIRKDGKAVDIDGDYPETLARIDANKTGVGVFGLAFYENNADKLKVATVEGVVPSTETISSGKYPVSRPLFFYVKKAHLGVIPGLKEYVDFFLNDQMIGPDSPLVEYGLVAAPDAERKAQRDAFAAGTTMK from the coding sequence ATGAACAAGCTTTTAACCACAGCCGCTGTGCTTGCGATCGCCGTAGGCGCGTCGACGGTCGCAGCGTCTGCACGCGATCAGGTCCAGGTGTCGGGCTCTTCGACGGTCCTGCCATACGCCAAGATCGTTGCCGAAACTTTTGGCGAAACATATCCTAATTTCAAGACGCCAGTCGTTGAATCCGGTGGTTCCGGCGCAGGCATCAAGGAATTCTGCAAGGGCGTTGGCGAAGACACGGTCGACATTGCCAATTCATCCCGTCCAATCAAGGAGAGCGAATTGAAGTCTTGCGCCGATGCTGGCGTCAAGGACGTCCAGGAAATTCGCATCGGCTATGATGGCATCGTTTTTGCGACCGACGTCAAGGGTCCGGATTGGGCTTTGGCGCCGAAGGACATCTATACGGCACTTGCTGCCCAGATCGTCGTTGACGGCAAGCTTGTCGCCAATCCAAACACCAAGTGGAACCAGGTGAATCCGGCTCTCCCGGACTGGGATATCGCTGCTTACATCCCTGGCGAAAAGCATGGCACGCGCGAAGTTTTCGAAGAGAAGCTGATGACCAGCGGTTGCAAGACGACCGGCGCTGCCGATGCGATCAAGAAGCTCGGCCTTGATGACAAGGCTGCCGCTGCCGCCTGCGTCAAGATCCGCAAGGACGGCAAAGCAGTTGATATCGATGGCGATTATCCGGAAACGCTGGCTCGTATCGATGCCAACAAGACTGGCGTTGGCGTATTCGGCCTCGCTTTCTACGAAAACAATGCCGACAAGCTGAAGGTTGCTACGGTTGAAGGCGTTGTTCCGAGCACGGAAACCATTTCTTCCGGCAAATACCCGGTTTCCCGTCCGCTGTTCTTCTATGTCAAGAAGGCCCATCTCGGTGTCATTCCTGGTCTCAAAGAATATGTCGACTTCTTCCTCAACGATCAGATGATCGGACCGGACAGCCCACTCGTCGAGTATGGGCTAGTTGCTGCTCCAGATGCAGAACGCAAAGCCCAGCGCGATGCCTTCGCTGCCGGCACAACAATGAAGTAG
- the pstC gene encoding phosphate ABC transporter permease subunit PstC produces the protein MSIFMVLVIVMAIATAGYFIGRQRAVSKEGGNVKPHSLPHYHGWWVFLASALPAVLFIAVWAAATGVYLERSAIAELPTRTADTVIASQSLELGMVSGIARGLDRLSDAERANLPQTFAELQPLLASKGVALATEGQDYMIPIAAEWNRNTAWASSIGGTVAIVLALAGAVFGLSGVNVRARARNNVERIILGALIAASAIAILTTIGIILSMLFQTITFFQSVSPSTFFFGTVWDPRFAAAGSGGSQGQFGLVPLLAGTLYIAFVAMLFAVPVGLFAAIYMAEYASRSVRSVVKPLLEVLAGIPTIVYGFFALVTVGPFLRDLSAALSGGYAFIQAQSVLTAGIVMGVMLIPFVSSLSDDIITAVPGSLRDGSLGLGSTKSETIRRVVLPAALPGIVGALLLTASRAIGETMIVVLAAGVAANLNINPFEAMTTITVKIVNQLTGDLEFNSPQTLVAFALGLTLFFITLAMNIFALYIVRKYREQYE, from the coding sequence ATGTCCATTTTCATGGTGCTTGTGATTGTAATGGCGATCGCCACGGCGGGATACTTCATCGGCCGCCAGCGCGCTGTCAGCAAAGAGGGCGGAAACGTCAAGCCGCATTCTCTGCCGCACTATCATGGATGGTGGGTTTTCTTGGCTTCTGCGCTGCCAGCTGTCCTTTTTATCGCAGTGTGGGCCGCCGCAACCGGCGTCTACCTGGAGCGCTCGGCCATTGCCGAGCTGCCAACGCGCACTGCCGACACTGTCATTGCCAGCCAAAGCCTTGAGCTCGGCATGGTCAGCGGGATTGCGCGCGGCCTGGACAGGCTTAGCGATGCGGAACGGGCCAATCTTCCGCAAACCTTTGCAGAATTGCAGCCGCTTCTCGCGAGCAAGGGAGTGGCGCTTGCGACCGAGGGTCAGGACTATATGATCCCCATCGCTGCCGAGTGGAACAGGAATACCGCCTGGGCGAGCAGTATCGGCGGAACTGTTGCGATAGTGCTGGCACTTGCCGGTGCGGTCTTCGGCCTCTCCGGGGTCAATGTCCGGGCTCGTGCACGCAACAATGTGGAGCGTATCATCCTTGGTGCGCTCATTGCGGCGTCGGCTATCGCCATTCTCACCACTATCGGCATTATCCTGTCGATGCTGTTCCAGACGATTACCTTCTTCCAATCCGTGTCGCCTTCGACGTTCTTCTTCGGCACGGTCTGGGATCCACGCTTTGCGGCGGCGGGTTCCGGCGGTTCGCAAGGGCAGTTCGGCTTGGTCCCTCTGCTTGCTGGCACGCTTTATATCGCGTTCGTGGCCATGCTGTTCGCCGTGCCGGTCGGCCTGTTCGCCGCCATCTACATGGCGGAATACGCCAGCCGCAGCGTACGCTCCGTCGTCAAGCCGTTGCTTGAGGTGCTCGCCGGTATCCCGACGATTGTCTATGGTTTCTTCGCACTCGTCACGGTTGGTCCATTCCTGCGCGATCTCAGCGCAGCACTTTCCGGTGGTTATGCCTTTATCCAGGCGCAGAGTGTTTTGACTGCAGGCATCGTCATGGGTGTCATGCTGATCCCTTTCGTCTCGTCGCTTTCCGATGACATCATCACTGCTGTTCCTGGTTCGCTGCGCGATGGATCACTCGGCCTCGGTTCGACCAAATCCGAAACAATCCGCCGTGTTGTTCTTCCGGCAGCCCTGCCGGGCATCGTGGGCGCGCTGCTTTTGACCGCGTCGCGCGCCATCGGCGAAACCATGATCGTTGTGCTGGCCGCCGGTGTTGCCGCCAACCTCAACATCAACCCGTTCGAAGCGATGACGACGATCACCGTCAAGATCGTCAATCAGTTGACGGGCGACCTCGAATTCAACTCACCGCAAACGCTGGTGGCGTTCGCCTTGGGCCTCACCCTCTTTTTCATCACTTTGGCGATGAACATCTTTGCGCTCTACATCGTGCGTAAGTATCGGGAGCAGTACGAATGA
- the pstB gene encoding phosphate ABC transporter ATP-binding protein PstB: MSAHGNAIKMQGKDVTVHYGDKQALFGVSLDVPEKMVTALIGPSGCGKSTFLRSLNRMNDTIEGCKVGGLLTLDDEDIYNPKIDVVELRARVGMVFQKPNPFPKSIFENVAYGPRIHGLAKNRQQLDEIVEKSLRRASLFEEVKDRLHEAGTGLSGGQQQRLCIARAIAVSPEVILMDEPCSALDPIATAKVEELIDELRENYTIVIVTHSMQQAARVSQRTAMFHLGNLVEVGDTEMMFTSPTEKRTQDYITGRFG; the protein is encoded by the coding sequence ATGAGCGCTCATGGAAACGCGATCAAAATGCAGGGCAAGGATGTCACCGTCCACTATGGTGACAAGCAAGCCCTGTTCGGTGTCAGCCTCGATGTGCCGGAGAAGATGGTAACTGCTCTGATTGGCCCCTCGGGCTGCGGCAAGTCCACTTTCCTGCGCAGCCTGAACCGCATGAACGACACGATCGAAGGCTGCAAGGTCGGCGGCCTTCTTACGCTGGATGACGAGGACATCTACAATCCCAAAATCGACGTCGTGGAACTCAGAGCCCGCGTTGGCATGGTTTTCCAGAAGCCCAACCCCTTCCCGAAGTCGATCTTCGAGAACGTGGCTTATGGCCCGCGTATTCATGGTCTCGCCAAGAACCGCCAGCAACTCGATGAAATCGTCGAGAAGAGCCTGCGTCGCGCCAGCCTTTTCGAAGAGGTGAAAGATCGCCTGCACGAAGCGGGTACAGGTCTTTCCGGCGGCCAGCAGCAGCGCCTTTGCATTGCGCGCGCCATCGCCGTCAGCCCGGAAGTTATCCTTATGGATGAGCCTTGCTCGGCGCTCGATCCCATCGCCACCGCCAAGGTGGAGGAGCTGATCGACGAATTGCGAGAGAATTATACAATCGTCATCGTGACGCACTCGATGCAGCAGGCGGCACGCGTATCGCAGCGCACCGCAATGTTCCATCTGGGCAATCTTGTTGAGGTAGGTGATACCGAAATGATGTTCACAAGCCCGACGGAAAAGCGCACGCAGGACTACATCACCGGACGCTTCGGCTGA